The Halomonas elongata DSM 2581 DNA segment CTCGTTAAGCGACGTTGACGACCCGGAACATGCCGGCTTTCATGTGATAGAGAAGGTGGCAATGGAAGGCCCAGCTCCCCTCGGCATCGGCAGTGATCAATGCGGAAAGGCGCTCACCGGGTTTGACGTTCAGGGTATGCTTGCGGGGAATCAGCTCGCCGGCACCGTTCTCCAGCTCCATCCACATGCCATGCAGATGGATGGGGTGCTCCATCATGGTGTTGTTGATCAGAATCAATCGAAGACGCTCATCCTTCTCGAAGTGGATGGGTCCTGTCACCTCGCTGAACTTCTTGCCGTCGAAGGACCACATATAGCGTTCCATGTTGCCGGTCAGATGAAGCTCGATCTCTCTTCCCGGCGGTCGGTGATCCGGCCAGGGACGTATTGACTTCAGATCCCGGTAGACCAGTACGCGACGTTCGTGCGGATCGATGCCGATACCAGGCTGATCAAGACGGGAGCCTGGCTGTTCCATACCTGCGGGGAGCATTCCACTGCCCTCGATTGATGCCATGCCATCCATGCCGGTCATTTGGGAATGGTGCATGCTGGAAGGGGGGCTCGGCATGTTGTTATGTTCGGACATATCCATTCCCCCATGTGCGTCCATGACTTCCATGCTGCGATCGGCGATCCGGCGGCGCACAGGTATGGCGGCAGCCATGCCGTACCTGGGAGCGAGAGTGCCACGTGCATAGCCGCTGCGATCCATGGATTCGGCGAAGAGGGTATAAGCGGTATTTGCCTGAGGTGTTACGAGTACGTCATAGGTTTCGGCGACTCCAATGCGGAATTCTTCGACGGGGACAGGTTGGATTGGCTGGCCATCGGCGGCCACGACCGTCATGATGAGTCCCGGGATTCGCACGTCGAAGTAGGTCATCGCCGAGCCGTTGATGATACGGAGTCGCTGAGTTTCGCCAGACTGGAACAATGCCGTCCAGTTCTGTTCTGGCGACTGGCCGTTCATCAAGTAGGTATAGGTGCTGCCGGTAACATCGGAGATGTCCCGAGAGCTCATGCGCATCTTGGACCACATGGCACGTTGGGCAACGGTGTCGGCTAAACCGTTTTTTTCCACATCAGTGAAAAAGTCCACGACCGTTCTTTCCTGGAAGTTGTAGTAGCCTTCACCGGTTTTCAGGTTATGAAAGATGGAAGCAGGGTCTTCGAAGCTCCAGTCGGTCAGTAACAGTACATGCTCACGGTCATAGCGAAAGGGTTCTGGCTCGGCAGCGTCAATGATCAAGGGGCCGGCATGGCCGAGTTGTTCCTGAAGCCCCGAGTGGCTGTGATACCAATAGGTACCGTTTTGGCGTACCGGGAAGCGGTAGGTGAAGGTTTCTCCGGGGGCGATACCAGCAAAGCTGACGCCGGGTACGCCGTCCATTTCTGGTGGAAGAATAAGTCCATGCCAGTGAATGGATGTGGACTCCTCTAGCAGATTGGTGACTCGCAATACTGCTTCATCGCCTTCCTTGAGACGGAGTAGTGGACCCGGGCTGGTGCCATTGATGCTGATCGGCTGAGCTTCGCGACCCGCGACAGGAGTGGTTTCCCGGCGAATGGCCAATGAAATATGAGGCCCGGTTTCGGTGCCACGTGGAGACGTTGAGGGCTGTCCCCAGGGACTGGCCCAAGCTGGGGGTAACCCTAGCGCCATGGTGCTGATTCCCAAGGCGCTTCCTCCCTTGAGTAGCTGACGCCGGGTCAAGGGTAATAAAGGCTTCTGGGGCATTGCCATGTATGACTCCTGTCCAGATCGATAAAACGGAGTCAATGATGCGATGGCAAGCTGAATCTTGACTGAACGGCGAGTTAAACTGAAGGAATGAAGATAATGACGCGAAGTCCTGAATCGGGGGGTGTTTGGAACTCGACCGTTCCTGCGTAGTGATCAAGCAACTGGATCAGGATCGAAAGGCCCAAGCCATGTCCGGGGCGGCCTTCATCGAGGCGCTGCCCTCGTTGCCCCAGCTTCGTGATTTGCTTCTCTGGAATGCCAGGACCATCATCTTCTATCACCAGTTGCAGGCCGTTGGTGAGAGTCGCATGAAGCTGGATGTTATGGCGTGCCCACTTCCCCGCGTTGTCCAGCACGATTCCCGCCATTTCCATGAAGTCTTGTCTCTCCATGGCCAGGCTTGCCGTGGCGTCAGGCATGTCAAGGGATATAAAGGTCTTGTCAGGATAGAGAGTACGGAACATATCCAGCAGTGTGGAGAGTTCTCGCTGCAGGCAGGTATGCTGACCGGAATGGGTCCCTGCGATCCGTGAACGATGAAGTTCAGTACTCAGCTGGGACTGCATGTCCTCCAGACGCGCTAGTATCTTGGCGCGTCGCTCTGGCGTGATGGGACGGTTGCCCCGCATGACTTGCATGATGGCGGCCAAAGGTGTCTTCAGAGCGTGGGAAAGATCGGATACAGCATGCCGGGATCGTTGCAGACGACTGTCCTGAGCATCCATGAATCGGTTCAACTGTGTCACGAGCGTTTCGAGCTCCGTAGGCACTGCCAATCTTAGGCGTGTTCGTTTTCCCAGGCGAAGCTCGTCAATCTGATGCTGGAGTTGGACAATGGGACGCAACCCCGCTCTCACGGCTAAAAGATTTAGTACGATGAGCAGTATCAGGACTGTGCCGGTGATGATACCAATCCACCAGTGCAACTGGTTCAGTCCGGCTTCGACTCGGTCGAAGCTCTCACCAACCAGCAGAACGCCTTCGTGGTCGGCAATGGTGAAGGTGCGTCGATACACCAGTAGGTGGCTGCCTTGGTGATGCACGTCTTGCAGGACATTATCTTCTTCGGAAGACAGTAACGGTGTCAGTGCGTCCTGCCAGGCAGGGTGTGAAGTCGAGATTATGCCGTCGAGTTCCAGCACATACAGGTGATGAAAAACTTGAGTTGCCAGGCTGGATGGGGCCGTGAGGGGAGGGCGATTTGTCGGTTCCTGGCGTAGTTTTTCAATTGTATATTCTGCTTCCTGGCGCAAGCGATCGCCGAGGAAATCTCGAGCCAAGTCGCGCAGAAGAATGCCATGCAATAGCCATGTTACGCCCATCACGATGAATGCCACGCCGCCCAGCCAGACGAGTAGCCTGCCCTTTAGACTGCGATGGTCAAGAGGACGCAAAGATATATCCTTGGCCACGTCGCGTCTTGATTACGTCCTGGCCCAGTAACCGTCGCAGGCGTCTGATATAGACCTCCACTAGATTGGGAGCCGGAGCGTCCTGTTCCAGAGTATAGAGCTGGTCAAGGAGACGTAGCTTGGAATGGACGCGGTCCGGGTTGTGCATCAAATAACGTAGCAACCGAAATTCGGTTCCTGTCAGGGGTTGCCAAGTGATTCCATCGGTACTGACATGCTGCTGATGTTCGTCGAGATGGATACCATTGACGATCAGGATTTTGCCAGTATTGCCGTGTTGACGTCTGAGTAGAGCGTGCAGCCTGGCAAGCAACTCCTCCTCATGAAAAGGTTTGGTGAGATAGTCGTCCGCCCCTCGGCGCAAGCCATTGACCTTGTCTTCCCAGGTATCTCGAGCCGTGAGGGCGAGGACGGGATGTTGATAGCCTCGACCACGCCAGCGTGTGAGCAGGTCGAGGCCGGACCCGTCGGGTAGCCCAATATCGAGAATGACGAGGCCATACTCCTCGGTCTGCATCAGAGAGTCGGCCACACGCAAGTGCGTAGCGATATCGACACGATAGCCTTCATCGCTCAGGGTTTCTGCCAAGCTCTCTCCCAGCAGGTCATCGTCTTCGAGAAGCAGTAGTTTCATGGTTTAACCTTTGATCTGAAGGTCACCATTCATGCCTGCCTTGTAATGCCCGGGAATGTTGCAGGCGAACTCCAATGCTTCGATGTCTTCGGGAGCGGTCCAGACCAGGGTTGCGGTCTCGCCTGGCAGAACGGTCACTGAGGGCATGCTGGCAGGGCTATCCTGTCCATTGTCATGATGATGGCTGGCGCTCATGTCATGCCCGTTGCTTGATGCCATCTCTCGCATCATTGCGCGGTGTTCGGCCTGGGCCTTCGGGTTACCGATTACGAACTCATGTTCGAGCTTGCCGGTGTTGGTGATGGTGAATTTCACTGTCTGGCCGGGAGCGATCTCCAGCTTGTCGGGCGTGAACCACATATCGCCCGCTTCGAGGGTGATGGTTCGGTCAATCGGCTGGCTGGTGTCGAGCGGCGAGTTGTCGCTGCCGTGTCCTGCACTGCCCAGGGCCGTAGTAGACGCCAGGCTGAGGAGAGCGACGAGAAGCGCCTTATGCATCTTGATACCTCTATTGGACGAGTTGACCTACTGATTTCTAAGCGATCAAGCTGAATTGAAACTGAATGATGGGAGGCTCCTGCCTTAGGTTCGAGTTCTGTTCGGGAAGCCATGTCGTCGTCATATCTTCCGATCATCGCCCCTGCCGTATCGCGTCACTGCCTTCTTGGGGGTTCTCGAGCTTGGCTGGCCAGCGCCGGTATGAGGCCAGCAGCAGTGCCGCGATAATGTAGACGACGGACATCCACGCCAGAGCCCTTTCCTGCCCCCATGCCATGCTGGCCTGACTTAGAGGGGCGCCGAGGCTGGCACCACAAAAGAGGATGAAAGTATAGAGCATGATCGCCCGCTGCCTGTATAGCGCCGGCTGCTCGCCGAGAAAGTGCAGGAAGGCAGGTGTGGCAAGCGCGATACCTCCAAGGGTCAGCCAATGGCCGATATGCAGACCGATGCCTTGCACGACGATGCCTGACAGCAGAGCGCCGATTGCTGCCAGCACCAGCCCCGTAGTCTGAACGAGGCTGGTCGCCACGCGGGATAACAGCGCTCCGGAAACCAGCGTCATCAGCACGGCTGGTGCGCCGAGCAACCGGAACCATTGAAGATTCGTCACTGTCTCGCCCGATGAGATCACGGCATAGTAGTAGACGACGCCCATCAGCAGTACAAACACAGCTATATAGAAGCGCCCGAGGGCTTGCCAGTGCAGCAGTCCGGCGAATGAACTTCCAGGGGCCGCGCGGGATGCCTTGGCCTTTCCGAAAGGTAGTTGCCATAGGCAAAGGGCAATCGGCACCAATAGGGCGCCGACGCCGAGGAAAACGGCCGGTACCGACCAGGCGTCTGCCATCATGCTGGCCAGGAGCTGGCCTAGCGGTGCCGACATCAATAGAGCTGCGCTGAGCAGGCCGATAGCCGTCGGTCGGTGGCGTTCGCTGGTTGCTTCGATGAGGATCGTGATGGCGAACGGCGGGAAGGCGGCGGCCGTCATGCCTTGCAAAGCGCGACCGGCCAAGAATCCCCAGCCGATTTCGAGCTTCAGAGCCAGGGCGGTCAACAGACTGGCCGATGCCAGACCTGAGATGCCGACGACGAAGAGCGTGCGGCTTCGCCAGCGATGGTTGAGATGGCCGAAGACCAGAAAGCCGATGGCTTGACAGAGCGCGAACAGGGTCGTGGCCAGCTCCACATCGGTGGTCGAGATGCCGAGTCGTTCGGCGATAGGACTCGTCAGTGGAAGGTAGGCATACAGTTGCCCAACCACCAGAATGGCCGTGCCCATCAAGAGGGCTGTCACACCGAAGCTGCGTAGTGAATCGGGTGTGAGCGTTGCTGATGATAACGTCATGTCGAGTCTCCTGTGACGGTATCGTTGTCGATGCCCGAGCGACTCTACGCTGAGGGGAAATTGGCCAACCAGTGATGAATTATCCTGGGATTGGTACTCCCACCCTGAAATATGGAGAGGACATGATCGATCATGAGGAGTTAGGCGCCTTCATGAAGGCGTGTCGTGCACGTGTCGATGCCGAAGCTATGGGCTTTCCGGTCGGCAAACGTCGTCGTGTCGCGGGGTTGCGGCGTGAGGAGGTGGCGGAACTCGCCGGCATCAGTCCCGACTGGTATACGCGCCTGGAGCAAGGACGTGATGTCGGTGTATCACGCCGTGTCCTGGAGTGCCTGAGCAAGGCCTTGCAACTCTCCGAGGCCGAAATGGGGCATCTGTTTGCGCTGGCAGGGGTGCAACGGCCCGTAGAGACGGCCGTATCGAGTTCCGAGGCTGTTGTTTCCCAGGCCGAGGTACTCGAAGCGTTATCGCCCAACCCAGCTCACTGTGTGTCGGGACCTTGGGATATCGAGGCCATGAACATGGCTGCCGAAGTGGCGTTCCCCGAATTGCATGGTAAGAAGGCCGGCGGAAATGTCATGCGCATGATCTTTCGCGACGAGGGATTTCGGGAGCGCTTGGCGGATTGGGAGTCGCATGCCAAACAGTGCCTGGCGACGTTCCGTACGCTCTATGGGCGTCAGATGCGGGATCCGCGCTTTCGTCAGCTCGTGAATGAGTTGACGCTATCGAGCGAGGAATTTGCCGCCTGGTGGCCGCGTCAGCATGTGGGAGACCTGTCGCCGGCATCCAAGCGGTTCATCGATCCGGTGTTGGGGGAGTTGCGGTTTACCGTTCGCTTCTTTCAGCCAACAGAGGATCCCGGCAGGATACTGACGGTGTTCATGGGGGATGCCTATACTCAGCAGCGGCTCGGCGAGGCTCTTGCTGATCGTTCGATCGGTTGGAAAGAGTAATCGATGATTGATCGCTAGTCGGCTTGCGGTCGTAAGGTTGGATCGATGGCCTCGGCCATCGTTTCGTTTCCGTTTTCTGACCCGTTACTCGATGAACACCTCCCTGGTGTGGACCTTTCAGATGTCCATATGCAGGTAGCCAATCGAGTAGTGTTTGAATGACGGCTTGTCCATTGCCTCATCGGTCTGACGAGGTAGCTGGCTGATGCTGTGGCGCCAATGCAGCCAATGCAGGCTCGAACGCGTCAGATGAGAGATAAAGCGCTGGAGCGCAAAGAAGCAGTCATTCAAGGCGAGCCAGGTGGTGTGCCGAAAGGTGATCGCTGCGACCTCCTCAAGGTCCGATAAGGAGGTAGAGCTTGGTTGCTTGGGCCCCATGCGCTCATCTTCCACGGAACTGCGATGCCGCCACTTGCGCACCATTTTGGGATTGAGGTTGTAACGGTGACTCAGCTCCGCGATCGAAGCTGACGATCGCTGTATATCTTTTTGGATGGCGTGGTGGCCTTGGCGCGTTGATGAAGTACTGGAGCCATGGACCTTCCTCGTACCATGGACCATTACATTCCGGGACTAAACACCTAGAGAGTACCGATCCGTTGTTAGCGATAGTGGGACTGCAGCAGCTGACGTCCTGTTGGGGGCTGAGCCAGTCCCCAGGCTCACTGTCCTGTCGCGTTTTCTTGGCTATCCGAAAACAGTGTTCATGCCCTTCTCATGCTGGTGAGGCGGCATTGGGTGTCAAGCAATTGGATTCTGAGCAGAGAGTTGACCGCTATGGATTACGGTACTTCCCAGGAGACTGAGCCAGCCGGTGGGATGAGCCGCGTAGGCCAAGCCAGGCATTAATGAACAGCGTGATCAAGATCAATGTCCCGCCGAGCAGCGTTGCCTGTGGTGGCTGCTCGTCCAGCCACCACCAAACCCACAGGGTGCCGAACACGGCTTCAATTAAATAGAACAGGGCAACTTCTGCAGACGGCAGATGGCGGGTCGCCCCATTGATCAGTGCGGTGGCCAATGGCATCTGCAACAGGCCCATCAGAGCCAAGGTGGCATAGCTTTGTGTTGTGAGGGCCAATGGTGTTGCCATTGGTATGGCAATCAATGCCGATAGGCCGCCCCCCATGGCGATGAGGGGAATGCTGTCCAGGTTGGGGTGACGGCGCAGGAGGGTGAGGTTGCCACCGACAGCGGCCGCGGCGATTACCGCATAGAGATCGCCGACCAGGCCATCACTCGATAGCGACCCAGCGAAGACGATCAGCATGCCGGCCATGGCCGAGATGATCGCCAGCCAGGTGCGCAGGGCCACTGTCTCATGCAGAAAACAGTACGTGAAAATGGCGGCAAACAAAGGAGCGGCGCTCAGGATGACCACCACATTCGCCACCTTGGTGTTCATGACGGCCAGAACAAACAGGCTGGAGATGATGCCCAACAGGAGAACGGAGAGTAGGGATGCTCCAGGGTTCCCACGCAGTGTCGCCAACCGGCGCCCGTCGAGGCACAGCAGGCCGAGCGATAGGGCCATCAGGGCACCCCGCCAGAAGATGATATTCCATCCATCTGTCGCGGCTAGCCGGACGAGTAGACTGTCGAAGCTCAGAACCGTGACACCGGCGGCCGCCATGGCCAGGCCCCGTCCGTGACCATGTAACGAGAAAGACATCCGAGGTACTCCTGCCGGGATATACGAGGTCCGGTATTCAGGGGGTGATCATTAGGGTGTTGAAAGTTTGACTGCTAGGATATGGCACCGGCGGAATCGGGCTATTCTCTTCACGCCATCCCAAAAGGCTTGTGCGACACATGCATGTCTCTCATATGCTGAGACTCAAAAAGCCCCCCATGCAAACGTATTGTGGGGCGAGTGGAGCTGACGTCGGCGGCGACGTGTCGTGTTGTGCTTTCGATACAGTCAGTGAAGCGCCCCGGGGTTCGTAGATACCTCCAGTCTTCATACTGAAGGCACCAAGTAGGTCAAATCAGGTGGTAGTTTCGTCGATCGTCGAGAATCTGGCCGCCGCGCTCGACACTGCCAGCACTAAGGCGGTGGTGATATTTGCGTGCCGGCCAACTCCAAGATGGGCTGGCGAGGTATGCTCCGAGACTCATGCCCGCAGGCAGGGTGCGGAATGCGCACGAGGGGGGATTGTGACTAGGCGGCCAGGAAGCGTATTTGGTGCGCTTTCAGAGCTGTAGCTGTTGAAGCGCCCCTCTCATGCGGGACCTCTTCAAGTAATGAGTATTCCACCCCGAGCCAGCGGTTTAAAGTGGGGAGTCCGATAATGCAAGCATGTTGGTGAGCGTGCCCTCTCCCAGCTTTTGGCTATTCCTTTGGTAGGCGTTATTCCGTAGTCTATTTGAGGAGTACGATATATCCACGACGGAAAGGAGTTCCTCGATGTTTCAGCGTTTGCATATCATCGCAGTTGGCTGTCTGGCCACTCTGAGCATGAATTCGGTGGGAGCCGATACGGGGATGGGAGAAGATAAATGCATGGAACTGACCCTGGCGAAATCGAATCTGGATCTAGCCATGGTAGGTAAAGCCCCGATGGAACCTGCTGAAGCCAGGTCACAATTCGACGCTCTACGCAGCGACCTGCCGGATGCGTTGGATCCCCACATCACGGCCATGCTGGATATTTCCAAGGCTGCGGAGGGTCTGGCCCTCAATGATCCCCAACATCCCATGTCGAGCGGTGATTTTCAGGAAGCCGACGCGGCATATCGTGGAGCCGTCGGGCCGCTTTGTCCCAGTTTCAACATGGATTACTGAGCCCCAAGTTGCTTCCTTTTGGGGCTTTTGGGGCGACGACGATCTCGTGGCGCAGTACTTGCAATATGAAAAGGTGGAATGATGAATAAAACCTGAACTCGTGAAGCAGGTCGTTGATACAGCAGAACTGTCCTAGACGATGGTCTTCTAGCGGTTCCTGAAAGCCCAGACACGTTACCGACGTTCAGCGTTGAGCCTCGATCAAATGACGGGTGGAGTGCGCGACAAAGGGGGCGCCTTGGCGCATCTGGTTATCCAGTTCGCGCAACTGGCTCTCATACTTATGTACTGAAAAGTCCGGCACCCACCACACGCACTTGCGCAAGATCCAGACGATGGCGCCCACGTCGTGGAATATCATGCGGCAACGCGCGGTGCGAAGGTTCACCACGGTCAGCCCCGCAGCCTGCGCAGCTTTCGCTTCGTCGTGAGGGTCACGTAAACGGCGTTCATGAGGTAATGGACCGAGG contains these protein-coding regions:
- a CDS encoding ATP-binding protein, coding for MAKDISLRPLDHRSLKGRLLVWLGGVAFIVMGVTWLLHGILLRDLARDFLGDRLRQEAEYTIEKLRQEPTNRPPLTAPSSLATQVFHHLYVLELDGIISTSHPAWQDALTPLLSSEEDNVLQDVHHQGSHLLVYRRTFTIADHEGVLLVGESFDRVEAGLNQLHWWIGIITGTVLILLIVLNLLAVRAGLRPIVQLQHQIDELRLGKRTRLRLAVPTELETLVTQLNRFMDAQDSRLQRSRHAVSDLSHALKTPLAAIMQVMRGNRPITPERRAKILARLEDMQSQLSTELHRSRIAGTHSGQHTCLQRELSTLLDMFRTLYPDKTFISLDMPDATASLAMERQDFMEMAGIVLDNAGKWARHNIQLHATLTNGLQLVIEDDGPGIPEKQITKLGQRGQRLDEGRPGHGLGLSILIQLLDHYAGTVEFQTPPDSGLRVIIFIPSV
- a CDS encoding helix-turn-helix transcriptional regulator is translated as MIDHEELGAFMKACRARVDAEAMGFPVGKRRRVAGLRREEVAELAGISPDWYTRLEQGRDVGVSRRVLECLSKALQLSEAEMGHLFALAGVQRPVETAVSSSEAVVSQAEVLEALSPNPAHCVSGPWDIEAMNMAAEVAFPELHGKKAGGNVMRMIFRDEGFRERLADWESHAKQCLATFRTLYGRQMRDPRFRQLVNELTLSSEEFAAWWPRQHVGDLSPASKRFIDPVLGELRFTVRFFQPTEDPGRILTVFMGDAYTQQRLGEALADRSIGWKE
- a CDS encoding copper resistance system multicopper oxidase, which encodes MAMPQKPLLPLTRRQLLKGGSALGISTMALGLPPAWASPWGQPSTSPRGTETGPHISLAIRRETTPVAGREAQPISINGTSPGPLLRLKEGDEAVLRVTNLLEESTSIHWHGLILPPEMDGVPGVSFAGIAPGETFTYRFPVRQNGTYWYHSHSGLQEQLGHAGPLIIDAAEPEPFRYDREHVLLLTDWSFEDPASIFHNLKTGEGYYNFQERTVVDFFTDVEKNGLADTVAQRAMWSKMRMSSRDISDVTGSTYTYLMNGQSPEQNWTALFQSGETQRLRIINGSAMTYFDVRIPGLIMTVVAADGQPIQPVPVEEFRIGVAETYDVLVTPQANTAYTLFAESMDRSGYARGTLAPRYGMAAAIPVRRRIADRSMEVMDAHGGMDMSEHNNMPSPPSSMHHSQMTGMDGMASIEGSGMLPAGMEQPGSRLDQPGIGIDPHERRVLVYRDLKSIRPWPDHRPPGREIELHLTGNMERYMWSFDGKKFSEVTGPIHFEKDERLRLILINNTMMEHPIHLHGMWMELENGAGELIPRKHTLNVKPGERLSALITADAEGSWAFHCHLLYHMKAGMFRVVNVA
- a CDS encoding MFS transporter, giving the protein MTLSSATLTPDSLRSFGVTALLMGTAILVVGQLYAYLPLTSPIAERLGISTTDVELATTLFALCQAIGFLVFGHLNHRWRSRTLFVVGISGLASASLLTALALKLEIGWGFLAGRALQGMTAAAFPPFAITILIEATSERHRPTAIGLLSAALLMSAPLGQLLASMMADAWSVPAVFLGVGALLVPIALCLWQLPFGKAKASRAAPGSSFAGLLHWQALGRFYIAVFVLLMGVVYYYAVISSGETVTNLQWFRLLGAPAVLMTLVSGALLSRVATSLVQTTGLVLAAIGALLSGIVVQGIGLHIGHWLTLGGIALATPAFLHFLGEQPALYRQRAIMLYTFILFCGASLGAPLSQASMAWGQERALAWMSVVYIIAALLLASYRRWPAKLENPQEGSDAIRQGR
- a CDS encoding response regulator, with the protein product MKLLLLEDDDLLGESLAETLSDEGYRVDIATHLRVADSLMQTEEYGLVILDIGLPDGSGLDLLTRWRGRGYQHPVLALTARDTWEDKVNGLRRGADDYLTKPFHEEELLARLHALLRRQHGNTGKILIVNGIHLDEHQQHVSTDGITWQPLTGTEFRLLRYLMHNPDRVHSKLRLLDQLYTLEQDAPAPNLVEVYIRRLRRLLGQDVIKTRRGQGYIFASS
- a CDS encoding cupredoxin domain-containing protein — translated: MHKALLVALLSLASTTALGSAGHGSDNSPLDTSQPIDRTITLEAGDMWFTPDKLEIAPGQTVKFTITNTGKLEHEFVIGNPKAQAEHRAMMREMASSNGHDMSASHHHDNGQDSPASMPSVTVLPGETATLVWTAPEDIEALEFACNIPGHYKAGMNGDLQIKG
- a CDS encoding DMT family transporter: MSFSLHGHGRGLAMAAAGVTVLSFDSLLVRLAATDGWNIIFWRGALMALSLGLLCLDGRRLATLRGNPGASLLSVLLLGIISSLFVLAVMNTKVANVVVILSAAPLFAAIFTYCFLHETVALRTWLAIISAMAGMLIVFAGSLSSDGLVGDLYAVIAAAAVGGNLTLLRRHPNLDSIPLIAMGGGLSALIAIPMATPLALTTQSYATLALMGLLQMPLATALINGATRHLPSAEVALFYLIEAVFGTLWVWWWLDEQPPQATLLGGTLILITLFINAWLGLRGSSHRLAQSPGKYRNP